The following proteins are co-located in the Lentibacillus sp. JNUCC-1 genome:
- a CDS encoding IS110 family transposase encodes MDILIERACGLDVHKDNITACIITPKGKEIETFSTKTVYLIGLVDWIKEHKCTHVAMESTSVYWKPIVNLLEAEDIEFLVVNAQHIKAVPGRKTDVKDAEWIAKLLRHGLLKASFIPDRKQRELRELVRYRRSIIEERARQLNRIQKVLEGANIKLGSVVSNITGVSSLDMLRSIANGVEDLDVLANYARGVMKQKKEQLKLALQGYIQDHQRFMIKTIIDHYDYLTNTIDMLDEEIAQRMSEYQEDIERLDSIPGIATRMAEQILAELGTNIKKQFPTAPQMCSWAGLVPGNNESAGKRKSSRTRNGNKYLKSALIEAAHSLRGSKTYLGALYRRTAARKGRKRAAIVVAHAILRIAYYLLTRKEMYVDLGEDHFDKQRKQSIVNHSLRRLESLGYTVDIKEQEVS; translated from the coding sequence ATGGATATACTCATTGAAAGAGCATGCGGTTTGGATGTCCACAAAGACAACATTACTGCATGCATTATCACACCAAAAGGAAAGGAGATTGAAACATTTTCAACCAAAACTGTTTATCTGATCGGATTAGTGGATTGGATCAAGGAACACAAATGCACACATGTTGCGATGGAAAGCACGAGTGTCTACTGGAAACCAATTGTTAATTTGTTAGAAGCAGAAGATATTGAATTCCTAGTAGTGAATGCGCAACATATTAAAGCTGTTCCAGGAAGAAAAACAGATGTCAAAGATGCTGAATGGATTGCTAAGCTTCTTCGTCATGGTTTACTAAAGGCTAGCTTCATTCCAGATCGGAAACAAAGGGAACTACGTGAACTTGTTCGGTATCGTAGAAGCATCATCGAAGAACGTGCGAGACAACTCAATCGAATTCAGAAAGTCCTAGAAGGCGCTAACATCAAACTAGGTTCTGTTGTTTCTAACATTACAGGCGTCTCTTCTCTTGATATGCTTCGGTCTATAGCTAATGGCGTTGAAGACCTTGATGTTTTAGCCAATTATGCAAGAGGCGTAATGAAACAGAAAAAAGAACAACTAAAACTTGCTCTACAAGGTTATATACAAGATCATCAGCGGTTCATGATAAAGACTATTATAGACCACTATGATTACCTTACTAACACAATAGATATGCTTGATGAAGAGATAGCTCAAAGAATGAGTGAATATCAGGAAGATATTGAGCGACTGGATTCAATCCCAGGAATCGCAACAAGAATGGCTGAACAAATACTTGCAGAGCTTGGAACAAATATTAAAAAACAATTTCCTACTGCACCACAAATGTGTTCATGGGCGGGGTTAGTTCCCGGTAATAATGAAAGTGCTGGGAAACGTAAATCATCTAGAACTAGGAATGGAAATAAATATTTGAAATCTGCATTAATTGAAGCAGCTCATTCACTTCGGGGTTCCAAGACCTATCTCGGAGCACTCTATCGTCGTACGGCTGCCCGTAAGGGTAGAAAACGAGCAGCAATTGTAGTTGCTCATGCCATTTTACGAATAGCCTACTATCTACTAACTCGTAAAGAGATGTATGTAGATTTAGGCGAAGATCACTTCGACAAGCAAAGAAAACAATCTATTGTTAACCATTCACTGCGCCGCCTAGAAAGTTTAGGATATACAGTTGATATTAAGGAACAAGAAGTATCTTAA
- a CDS encoding TM2 domain-containing protein: protein MKSDKDWLVTVLLSFFLGGFGVHRFYVGKIGTGILMLVTLGAFGVWTLVDFIVILVGKFRDKEGNLITNK, encoded by the coding sequence ATGAAATCAGACAAAGACTGGCTTGTAACTGTTTTGCTATCATTTTTCTTAGGCGGATTTGGTGTACATCGTTTTTACGTTGGTAAAATCGGAACCGGTATCTTGATGCTTGTAACACTAGGAGCTTTTGGTGTGTGGACCCTAGTTGACTTCATTGTCATTTTGGTTGGTAAGTTTCGCGACAAAGAAGGTAATTTGATTACCAATAAATAG
- a CDS encoding RNA-guided endonuclease InsQ/TnpB family protein, translating into MPTISLKVELLKPTIEKQNVYQTMTQTNTDFANWLLTYDDLNKATSKVFKLFSSNKQLPSAVVNQTIRDVKSQKRHQKVKKYKRLWCAFNNQNAKIEYDSLYKISFPTLEKRIGVPLVVRPFQQKWLDKILNGEAKQGTVDLFKKRGRWFVTIAISYAVEKTNNEKVLGIDLGLKNIATCSVGTKSLFFKGNQIAFKRRRFSSRRRKLGKLKKLQAIKKSKDKESLWMREMNHTISRRIIRFARSNGVGLIRMEDLTGIRMAKSKKEAGRNLNNWSFHQLQTFIQYKAEMAGITVEYVVPNYTSQTCKCGNCDKQNRNGLRFKCKKCSYKNHADLNASINIAKALSGISKHKQVI; encoded by the coding sequence GTGCCAACAATTTCTCTGAAAGTAGAATTGCTAAAGCCGACAATAGAAAAACAAAATGTGTATCAAACAATGACACAAACAAACACGGATTTCGCTAATTGGCTTTTAACTTATGACGATCTAAACAAAGCGACATCCAAAGTTTTCAAGCTGTTCTCATCCAACAAACAACTGCCCTCAGCAGTTGTTAATCAAACGATTCGGGATGTAAAAAGTCAAAAGAGACACCAAAAAGTGAAAAAATATAAACGACTCTGGTGTGCTTTCAATAACCAAAACGCCAAAATAGAATATGACAGCCTTTATAAAATCAGCTTCCCGACACTTGAAAAACGCATCGGCGTGCCTTTGGTCGTCCGACCGTTTCAGCAAAAATGGCTCGATAAGATTTTAAACGGTGAAGCCAAACAAGGTACGGTTGACCTTTTTAAAAAGAGAGGCCGCTGGTTTGTGACAATTGCCATTTCCTATGCCGTAGAAAAAACGAACAATGAGAAGGTATTGGGTATTGACCTTGGGTTGAAAAACATCGCCACATGCAGTGTCGGCACGAAAAGTTTATTTTTTAAAGGCAATCAAATAGCCTTCAAAAGAAGAAGATTTTCTTCAAGAAGACGCAAGCTGGGCAAGCTGAAAAAACTTCAAGCTATCAAAAAATCAAAAGATAAAGAGTCCCTTTGGATGAGAGAAATGAATCATACCATATCCCGTCGAATCATACGGTTTGCCAGGTCCAACGGTGTTGGACTGATCAGAATGGAAGATTTGACAGGTATTCGCATGGCTAAATCAAAAAAAGAAGCAGGCAGAAACCTAAACAATTGGAGTTTCCATCAGCTTCAGACATTCATTCAGTATAAAGCAGAAATGGCAGGCATCACGGTTGAATATGTCGTGCCAAATTATACATCGCAAACATGTAAATGCGGAAATTGTGACAAGCAAAACCGCAATGGTTTGAGGTTCAAATGTAAAAAGTGCAGCTATAAAAACCACGCGGATTTAAATGCAAGCATCAATATCGCAAAAGCCCTGTCAGGCATCTCCAAACATAAACAAGTTATATAA
- a CDS encoding PH domain-containing protein has protein sequence MGLFDGMMGNASEIANSDVEKELGELLSSGENVEHAYKLVRDLLVFTNRRLILVDKQGVTGKKTDYHSIPYKSITHFSIETAGTFDLDAEMKIWVSGSSAPVEKTFNKQLNIFKVQSVLNAYVTG, from the coding sequence ATGGGTTTGTTTGATGGCATGATGGGCAATGCGTCTGAAATAGCAAATTCTGACGTGGAAAAGGAACTTGGGGAATTATTATCTTCTGGTGAGAACGTGGAGCACGCGTACAAACTGGTTCGGGATCTTCTCGTTTTCACCAATAGACGACTGATTCTTGTAGACAAGCAGGGTGTAACCGGAAAGAAGACCGATTATCATTCTATCCCGTATAAAAGCATCACTCATTTTTCAATCGAGACGGCTGGCACCTTTGACCTTGACGCAGAAATGAAAATCTGGGTCTCCGGCAGCAGTGCACCGGTTGAAAAAACATTCAACAAGCAGCTGAACATTTTCAAGGTGCAAAGTGTATTGAATGCGTATGTGACAGGCTAA
- a CDS encoding superoxide dismutase family protein — translation MLNKNWLLGCVLTFFVITLAACNPSPDATPEQQETEDPGVETSKAAEAGPEQVETTLINSENETIGSAVLTEKPDGVHIKLEAKDLPPGKHGFHIHEKGVCEPPSFKSAGGHFNPTNKEHGFDNPEGPHAGDLLNIEVSKSGTVMTEALADKVTLKPDQPNSLLDGEGTALMIHAKADDYKSQPAGDAGDRIACGVIGAE, via the coding sequence ATGTTGAATAAAAACTGGCTGCTGGGGTGTGTTTTGACTTTTTTTGTGATCACTCTGGCAGCGTGTAATCCTTCTCCGGATGCTACACCTGAGCAACAAGAAACTGAAGATCCTGGAGTGGAGACGTCTAAAGCCGCAGAAGCAGGGCCTGAGCAGGTAGAGACAACGCTCATTAACTCAGAAAATGAAACAATTGGCTCTGCCGTTTTAACGGAAAAACCTGATGGGGTGCATATTAAGCTTGAGGCAAAGGATCTTCCGCCGGGCAAGCACGGTTTTCATATCCACGAAAAGGGTGTCTGTGAACCGCCATCCTTCAAAAGTGCAGGGGGGCACTTCAACCCGACCAACAAAGAGCATGGGTTTGACAATCCTGAAGGCCCCCATGCAGGCGACTTGCTTAATATAGAAGTTTCCAAAAGCGGGACAGTTATGACTGAAGCCTTAGCTGACAAAGTCACATTAAAGCCTGATCAGCCCAATTCACTCCTTGATGGAGAGGGTACGGCATTAATGATTCATGCCAAAGCCGATGATTATAAATCACAGCCGGCTGGTGATGCGGGAGATCGGATTGCATGTGGTGTGATTGGGGCTGAATGA